In Arachis hypogaea cultivar Tifrunner chromosome 2, arahy.Tifrunner.gnm2.J5K5, whole genome shotgun sequence, a genomic segment contains:
- the LOC112741345 gene encoding uncharacterized protein encodes MTPKPFLNPSPIFSFRTFYAPSASIESQLRFLIEKSNPHSLSEAISLFHRAVDSGSVPNESACNSLIDNLRKQKLYDSVVLVYNAMVRVSVLPRFTSYSALIESFVNSQKPNLAFAVVGMIIKRGFGVNVYNMNLVLKGFVKNGDCEKAMCLFHEMKRNYVCPDRVSYNTLLNGLCKAKKLVEARAFFRVMKGAEEECQPNSVTFGALIDGLCKNGEVDEGFNLMEEMGKEGLDADVFVYNSLIGGFCNKGDIGRGKELLDEMLRKGITPNVVTYSCLMHALCKNGQWQEASKMLNDMVSRGIQLDVVAYTVVIDGLSKNGRVSDAMRVLDLMMQKGEEASAVTYNVMICGLCKEGRLDDALKILEMMADKGKKPDTVTYNTLLQGLFRVGEIEQAVHLCKWLLNKKSHIKPDVFTYNLAIQGLCKSGCLGDAASIYNTMIRRGVAGNVVTYNSLIGGYLNAGKLVKALELWKCVIDLGIPPNALTYSVMINGLCKIQMLSIAKGLLNKKLAHGIRPSVTDYNAVMAALCKESSLDQAKRLFQEIRNVNQCPDVSSFNIIIDGTLKAGDFQYAKELLYDMVKMDLVPDAITFSILINRFARLEQLDVVKSLYERMIAFGHVPDAIVFDTLLKGYSLTGERENIIPLLHQMADKGVVLDSKLTSTILNCLCNMSKDFDIKSILPKFSQHTSKETSIPCNEFLKKLHKIHPELQLFVS; translated from the coding sequence ATGACTCCAAAACCCTTCCTTAACCCTTCGCCAATCTTTTCATTTCGCACCTTCTATGCTCCTTCAGCTTCAATAGAATCACAGTTAAGGTTTCTTATTGAGAAATCCAACCCTCACTCACTTTCTGAAGCCATTTCCCTCTTCCACCGTGCCGTTGATTCCGGTTCGGTGCCGAATGAATCCGCTTGCAACAGCCTCATCGATAACCTGCGGAAGCAGAAGCTCTATGACTCAGTCGTGTTGGTTTATAATGCGATGGTCCGTGTCTCTGTTCTGCCAAGGTTCACTTCCTACAGTGCTTTGATTGAGAGTTTTGTCAATTCCCAGAAGCCGAATTTAGCTTTCGCCGTAGTGGGGATGATAATCAAGCGTGGTTTTGGGGTCAATGTGTATAATATGAACCTTGTGTTGAAAGGATTTGTTAAGAACGGTGATTGTGAGAAGGCCATGTGCTTGTTTCATGAGATGAAGAGGAATTATGTGTGCCCTGATAGAGTTAGTTACAATACCCTATTGAATGGGTTGTGTAAAGCAAAGAAATTGGTGGAGGCTAGGGCATTTTTTCGGGTGATGAAGGGTGCGGAAGAGGAATGCCAGCCGAATTCAGTTACCTTTGGTGCTTTGATTGATGGCCTTTGTAAGAATGGTGAAGTTGATGAGGGTTTTAATTTGATGGAGGAGATGGGAAAGGAAGGTTTGGATGCTGATGTGTTTGTATATAATTCTCTAATTGGTGGATTTTGTAACAAAGGTGACATTGGGAGGGGTAAGGAACTCCTTGATGAGATGTTGAGAAAGGGGATTACGCCGAACGTGGTTACCTATAGCTGTTTGATGCATGCCCTTTGCAAGAATGGGCAGTGGCAAGAAGCTTCGAAGATGCTGAACGATATGGTGTCTCGTGGAATCCAGCTTGATGTTGTTGCTTATACAGTTGTCATTGATGGGCTTTCCAAGAACGGGAGGGTGTCTGATGCGATGAGAGTGTTGGATTTGATGATGCAAAAGGGGGAAGAAGCAAGTGCTGTAACTTACAATGTCATGATATGTGGACTTTGTAAGGAAGGTCGGTTAGATGATGCACTCAAGATTCTTGAAATGATGGCGGATAAGGGGAAGAAACCTGACACGGTTACCTACAACACATTGTTGCAGGGACTATTTAGAGTTGGGGAAATTGAACAAGCAGTGCACCTTTGCAAGTGGTTATTGAATAAGAAATCTCATATTAAGCCTGATGTCTTCACGTATAATCTTGCAATTCAGGGACTTTGCAAAtcaggatgtcttggtgatgctGCAAGTATCTATAATACAATGATTCGAAGGGGGGTAGCGGGTAATGTGGTAACTTATAATTCCTTGATCGGTGGTTATCTAAATGCTGGAAAACTTGTTAAGGCACTAGAACTTTGGAAATGTGTAATCGACTTAGGAATTCCCCCCAATGCATTGACTTATAGTGTCATGATTAATGGTTTGTGCAAAATACAGATGCTTAGTATTGCAAAAGGACTTCTCAATAAAAAATTAGCTCATGGAATTAGACCCTCGGTAACTGATTATAATGCTGTAATGGCTGCATTGTGCAAGGAAAGTAGTTTGGATCAGGCAAAGAGATTATTTCAAGAAATCAGGAATGTGAATCAATGTCCGGATGTTTCATCCTTTAATATTATAATTGATGGAACTCTCAAAGCAGGAGACTTTCAATACGCAAAGGAATTGCTATACGATATGGTTAAGATGGATTTGGTTCCTGATGCCATTACCTTTTCAATATTGATTAACAGGTTCGCAAGACTTGAGCAGTTGGATGTTGTCAAGTCACTCTACGAGAGAATGATTGCTTTTGGCCATGTACCGGACGCGATTGTATTTGATACATTGCTAAAGGGTTATAGTTTAACGGGAGAGAGAGAAAACATCATTCCATTGCTTCATCAAATGGCTGATAAGGGTGTTGTTTTGGACTCGAAATTAACTTCTACCATCTTAAATTGTCTTTGTAACATGTCAAAAGATTTTGATATTAAAAGCATTCTTCCGAAGTTTTCTCAACATACATCGAAAGAAACAAGCATTCCATGCAATGAATTCTTGAAAAAACTTCATAAGATTCATCCAGAGTTACAATTATTTGTTTCATGA